Below is a genomic region from Flammeovirgaceae bacterium SG7u.111.
TGCATTAAAGCTTAACAATTAATACGATTTGTTTTGGTCTTAAAACGGTGCACTAACCTCAATCATTTTTATTGAACATGACAAAACCGAACAAACTATCAATTAGTAAACTAAGTGATAAGCAATTTAAAATTGCCCAAGAATACTTGGCTGAAAAATATGGTCTAAACCTTCCTGATATAAAGAAAACTTTATTAGAATCTAGGCTTCATAAAAGGACTAAAGCATTAGGTTTTCCTACCACTGACCATTACATTGATTTTCTGTTTTCCTTCAAAAAAAAAACTGCTGCAAAGGAGTATTGCAATTTCATAGACCTTGTTACTACTCATAAAACAAGCTTTTTTAGAGAAGCTCATCAATTTGATTTTTTGATCAATACCTATCTGGATCAGTACTTACCTAAAAAAGGATCTAATAAACTATTGAAAATATGGAGTGCTGGCTGCTCTACGGGCGAAGAAGTATACTCTCTTGCTATTTTATTAGATAAATACAGGGAACGTAACCCTGCCATCGATTTCCAACTATTTGGCACCGACATTTCTATCCCATCACTC
It encodes:
- a CDS encoding CheR family methyltransferase, translating into MTKPNKLSISKLSDKQFKIAQEYLAEKYGLNLPDIKKTLLESRLHKRTKALGFPTTDHYIDFLFSFKKKTAAKEYCNFIDLVTTHKTSFFREAHQFDFLINTYLDQYLPKKGSNKLLKIWSAGCSTGEEVYSLAILLDKYRERNPAIDFQLFGTDISIPSLKAATKGIYQEPALVGLDKTIRESYFEKTAINGVMSYKFKRTDLKNKISFSSLNLNKKIYNIPFKFDFVFCRNVIIYFDIKTQKEVINRLSHTLKTDGILFLGHSESAIGSNASIKSIFPTSYQKL